The Microcella sp. genome includes the window GGTGGGAGCCCGAGCTTCCGGCCGGCGCACTCCGCGCAATCGTCGACCAGTTCGAAGCCGAGAACCCCGGTGTTCGAGTCGAACTACTGAGTGGTCCGTACGCCTCAACGAAAGAACAGCTCTTTGCCGGTGCAGCAGCCGGCACGATGTCAGATGTCGTCGGTCTTGACGGCGCCTGGGTGAGTGACTTCGCGAAGCAGGGTGCTCTTGCCGACATGACGCAGCTCATGGCCGATGCCGGATACGACGACAGCCAACTCGCGAGCCAGATTCAGCTCGAGGGTTCGACCTACATGATTCCGGTCGTCAACTTCGTCTACCCCATGTTCACCAACAACGACCTTCTCGGTGCGGCCGGGGTCGAGGGCGTGCCGAGCAACCGCAGCGAGTTCCAGGCGGCGGCAGAAGCGGTGAGCGGCCTCGGCGACGGCACGAGCGGATGGGTTCTTCCCCTCTCGCTTGAGACGCCCAACGGTATTCAAAACGACGTGATGTCGTGGGTGTGGGCCTCGGGCGGAAGCATGCTGTCGAACGGTCAACCTGACTTGCTCAACAGCGACGTGCGGTCTGCTGTCAACTACATTCAGGGCCTGTGGGATGCTGGCGCGATCGCACCCGGATCGTTCACGCTCAAAGAGCAAGACAAGCTCGAAGAGTTCACGAACGGCCGAGTGGGAATGATGATCTCGTCTCTCGCGCACATCAACATCATTCGCGACGCGAACCCCGATCTCGACTTCAGCATTTCGGCTTTGCCCGCCGAAGACGGCTACGAGGGCGAGCGCGGCATCCCCTACGCCTCGTGGGGTATCGGAGTGTCTGAATCGTCTGAGCACCCTGAAGAGGCATGGAAGCTCGTTGAGTTCCTCATGAGCGTCGACGTCAACGCCGAGCTGTCGACGATCGCCAATGCCTTCCCCGGCAACACGCAGTCGGTGCCCGACTTCGTGCAGGGGGACGCAGTCTTCGCGACGGCCTTCGAGATCTACCAGAGCGGCTACCCCGCGAACGAGTTCGTCGGTCTCCCTGTCGCTGAACAGCTCATGCGACTGTTCGCCGAGCAGCTGCAGCGAGCTCTCGACGGCCAGCAAACGGTCGAAGAGGCCCTGCAGAAGGCGCAAGACGCCTGGCTCGCAGAGTTCTAGAGACTGACCGCCCACCGGGCCGTGCCGCGGATGACC containing:
- a CDS encoding sugar ABC transporter substrate-binding protein, with amino-acid sequence MSNDAHGAHRALRILGGTVAAATLIITAGCTATAEPADNDTITLELAQWWEPELPAGALRAIVDQFEAENPGVRVELLSGPYASTKEQLFAGAAAGTMSDVVGLDGAWVSDFAKQGALADMTQLMADAGYDDSQLASQIQLEGSTYMIPVVNFVYPMFTNNDLLGAAGVEGVPSNRSEFQAAAEAVSGLGDGTSGWVLPLSLETPNGIQNDVMSWVWASGGSMLSNGQPDLLNSDVRSAVNYIQGLWDAGAIAPGSFTLKEQDKLEEFTNGRVGMMISSLAHINIIRDANPDLDFSISALPAEDGYEGERGIPYASWGIGVSESSEHPEEAWKLVEFLMSVDVNAELSTIANAFPGNTQSVPDFVQGDAVFATAFEIYQSGYPANEFVGLPVAEQLMRLFAEQLQRALDGQQTVEEALQKAQDAWLAEF